The sequence agagctcagaggaggaagctgcagggaggactgagagaggagagagagccTGAGAGTGGGGTGGCTGTGAGATGGGTAATGTTTGGCTGCAGAAGCCTGGTCTAACTCAGCAGTGACTTTTCCTCCTCAACAGATCAAATACTCTGAGGAAGGAGCaaatgtccaacagcagctccatgtcccagttcctcctcctggcattggCAGACaggcgggagctgcagctcctgcacttctggctcttcctggccatctccctggctgccctcctggccaacggcctcatcctcagcgccgtagcctgcgaccaccacctgcacacccccatgggcttcttcctgctcaacctctccctcacagacctgggctgcatctgcaccactgtccccaaagccatgcacaattccctccagaacaccacaaccatctcctacacgggatgtgctgcacaggtctttttctttgtcttcttcatCACAGCAGAGTATTTCCTCCTCACCGTCATGTGCTACGACCgctacgttgccatctgcaaacccctgcactatgggaccctcctgggcagcagagcttgtgcccacatggcagcagctgcctgggccactggctttctcaattctctgctgcacacagccaatacattttccctgcccctgtgccagggcaatgccctgggccagttcttctgtgaaatcccacacatcctcaagctctcctgctcacactccAGCATCAGGAAAATCTGGCTTCTcttgtttttcatctctttagcacttggttgttttgttttcattgttttctcctatgtgcagatcttcagggctgtgctgaggatcccctctcagcagggacggcacaaagccttttccacctgcctccctcacctggctgtGGTTTCCCTGGTTGTCAGCACTGGTATATTTGCCCACTTGAAGCCTTCCTCCacctcttccccatccctggatctggCCCTGTCAGTTCTGTATTCAGTGgtgcctccagcactgaaccccTTCATCTACAGCCTGAGGAACCAGGAGCTCAAGGATGCCCTGAGGAAAATGATGACTGGATACTTTTCAGGAGCAGTAAAGTGCCTGTTTTCTGATGTGTAGCATTCAGAATGGGACTCACTAATGGCCCAGCCTTCCTGCTCGGGTTTTTCGTGGAGGTCATTGGATTGTTTTTGCAATAAGTTtctgttcattaaaatattattatgcaTCTGCCTTCTAATTTAGTGTCTACCCACTGAATTTGACCCAGAGATGTATAAAGGATGAATTGTGCTCTCtgagtatttaaacaaaataaaggaccCTGCAGTGCCTTCTTTGTCCAAGAACCTTCTTCTCAGATGTTCCTAAAGGACAGCACACTGCAGGACAGGGTGTCTTTGCAAACAGGAAGGGGACAAtaatcccagcccagcagcactgccagggagcagcagtgcttggtcttcccagagctgctctcttgcCACTTCCACACTGTCCTCCTGAGCCCCTTTCTCGCTGTAAGGCCTGAGTGCTCTCTGAGCACAGTCCTGGGGGGTGGAAGCccttggagcacaggcagggacaggctctgGGAACttgtgaagcagagctgggctcccttccagcatctccaggacACTGTGGGATCTTCTGAGGCCACTGCATGGACTGGGTCACTTCTTCTGTCACCTTGCTCCAGGGCTGCAACTCTCCTGCAGTGTCACCAGGacactcctgctctctgctttccaggttCCATTTTCAGATCCACTCTTcccctcctgttcccagggacatcctgggagtgcttcagagctgccatcctggggcagctcctgcccagcgtGGGCAGGCACAAggtctctccagctgctcctctcccctccccagtgccactgttttctgcagcctcctcctccttgcccagcacagccctcctggcacagttGGACACAGCCCTTGTTCTACCCCCTCCTCAGGCACCTGCCCAACctcctcagctccagcctgatGCCCACAAACCTTCAGGGCAGGGAGGTACCGGGGAAAATGCTCAGGACAGCCATGGACTGCAGGGAGAGACCACTGGAGTAGTGGGTCTGTAGGGAGAAATCACTGCTGCCTCCCTTCTAAATTGCCCTCAGGACCTGGACAAgcctggattttgttttgtttccacgAGGCCCTGTAGTGTCAaaatggccccttgattccatgaggcTGCACAGTGTCCCCTggttcctttggctccagaatGCCCTGTAGTGTCACGGTGGTCCCTTCAGTCCATGAGATATCCTCAGTGTCAGAATgaccccttgattccatgaagaTGCACAGTGTCCATAGGTTCCATTTTTCCCACAAGTTTccccagtgtcacaatggccccttgattccataGGGTTTCCCAGTGTCCCAAGGTCCATTTGGCTCCAAAAAGGCCCTGTAGTGTGGCAGTGGCCCCTTGATTTTATGAGGTTCCACTGTGTCCAagggtttctttgtttccatgagGCTCCACAGTGACACAATGGCCCCctggttccatgaggttccaaaAGGTTTCAGGGTTCCTTTTGTTCCATGAGGCCCCAAATGTTAAATGATCCCCTGGTTCCACAAGATTTCACAGTGTCCCTGTGTTCCTTGGTTTCCACGAGGCCCTGTAGTGccacaatggccccttgattccatgaggttgcACAGTGTCATCACAAAGCTGAGCCCACCAGGATGAAAGTTTGGGGAGTATTAGGAGGAACTGGGACAAAAAGGATTgaatatttggggaaaaaacaagggGCTTGACcaacagagaggaaagattttGATGAGGTAAAAACAGGTTCAGGGAATGCTGAGGGTGCTGAAACACTGACTGTGCAAACATTCTGCATAGACCTTTACTGTCTTTGTAACCTCAAGTCCCAACAGTACCTAAAACGGCTGCTCCTCTCACTGAGAGGAATCCACTGCTCTAATCCCAACCTCAACCAAACCTCGAAGGCAAAGCCCAAACCCAGAACTCGAAACACTTATTTATACTCTAATGCCCACCCCATTCCCAAACCTGTATTAGCAGTATGAAAAGCCAAGCTTTAATCCTGacccagcccaaaaagctcttCCCCTAATCATGAACCAGACACTACCAGTAGAACAACAAACCTCCCAAAGTTCTGCCTAATCCCCACCCTGAGTTCTAAACCCTAAGCCCTGACCATTAACCACCCCAACAGCCCttgggagcagggcaaggaTCTGGAGGGCCCAGAGCAGGCCCAGGGCAGAGGAATGGGAGGTGACCTggatctgctcagctctgcagtgacccccaggagaagggcctgggctctggcagggatgtcctgtggcacaggggctcAGGATCCAAGTTCAGAAGGCCAAGTGCACATggcaacagccagagctggtgtagagacatcagggagggtctagaaatgctgctgggagggggtgggaaagcaggaggggtgtgtgcagcctgcaaggccagagcagcagcagggccagggcaggacagcctgcaggagagatggccaagggctctggcagggctgcaaggcccaaaggcacccaggtctttgtccccttgcctctggcagctgcctctgccactcaggccACCACAACCAACTTTCCTGGCAGGTTCTGCACTTGGGTTCTGCCTcgcccctccctcagcagcctggcaggggttgcccagttttgggcctttgttgttcctccccctcccatcccagtgccccccaaacagccctgagccagccgggagggacaggatctgctgggccagggcctggggctcaggccttggcctttgtgctccacaaaaccaaggcaggctttgctcagcagtgcaggggcctgcccagagcctttgtctgcctgcactcctggcctccaaggagctgctccaaggagtccctggggagcctttggcagtgcctgccctcagtggggcccagcaatgcttcaaggcacttggagtttggcttctgacttcttcagcaACTGCTTCAATCTTCTCTCAGTACGTGAGGATGATGGACTCATCTCTAAACACACCATAGGGctcattaaaacacagaaaaacaatttctttctgttcctttaattgtcttcatGTCTTCAAGACATAAACAGCTAATTAGAGTTGTTTCGTAGTTTAGCTaaggaggaagattttaaagtggaagtcatgaaaatatctattttttgaTGAAAGGGAATGATTTACACAGAGCCTTGGGATGCAAGAGGGTCAGGGTGCAAAGGATTTGGACATAAAGATTAGGGGTTAAAAGAGATTAGTAGCATTTAGTTATTGGCCAGTTGAACGGTTATCGAGAGATTCAATAGCATTTGCTacaattttaacagtgactgaatTAGAGATTTACAATAACATCATTCACACCACAGGCAGAGATGTGTGGACACATCAAGAGCTGGGGGTGGAAAGGTCCCTCTCCAAAATTCTCCTTGTTGTCAGGGAAAcactcccccaaatccctttgTACTTCCCACCAGACAAGGGTCACAGATGGAGGAGTGTTTGTGGAGGGGGATCAGAATTGCCCTGGGCATCAGCGCCGCTCTTTGCAGTGTTGCAAACTGGAGGGTTCccgagctgggagaggctgccagaggtgtcccactgagagggaggtgctggggagctgccagggcctccctcagccccgccGGGTGTGGGCTCCCAAGGGGACTGGCTTTAGTtatctgctgaatttccatcctGGTGTCAGGAATGACTGGAGTTTCCAAACTATTGGGGAATTGTATCCAATCTGTTCCATTTGGGCTGTGATTCAGGCAGGGAATGTTCCAAGGCTTTCATGGGATGACTGATTATCCTGTGTTCCCCAGATGTTCCACTCCAGCTTGTTCCCACCTTTATCATCCTGGTGCACCTGGTCCAGTCCAGGGACTCTTCACTACACCCCTGGTCCAGTCCAGGGGCTCTTCATTGCTCAGTTGGTTTGGTCAAGGCTTGTCAGGAGCTCCTGAGATCATCGACCAGGCCTGAGGAGAATGGGGGGAGGATGCACCAAAACAGAGGCTTctaagaaagatggagacaaACTTTTTGTAGGGACATCTCTGAGCACTCTCTAAGGTGTTTGCAGATGAAAACATTGTGCTCATAGTCTCAGATAGTCACAGGGATATGTTTTACCAAGGTCTGTATTGGCAGAATATGGGGCAATGGGTTTAAGCTGAAATAAGGGAGCTTTATattggaaaaaatgaagaaatatttaccGTTGGGGCTGTCAAGAACTCCAACAGGTTCCCAGAGAAGAGGATGTGCCCTCCCTGGATTTGTCCAAGGTCAGGAACTTTGAACTGCATCAAATAATGAAGATGTCACTGTCCACGTCCAGGTGTTTGGACCCCATGAGCTTTTAtatcccttccaagccaaaccattctgtgattctctgagtGTAAAGTCCCAAACTCCTTCTCCAAAGAATTTCCATTGCTAGGGCATGAATTACCATGTTTTTGAAGAAGCCATTCTAAGtgcaaaaggtaaaaaattgATTCTTGGTAAGTTCCAAGGTATCTGTATGAAACTTTAGCAAGTGGGTCAGTGGCAGAACCTCTCAGGGTGACCTTGCAGCTGAGTGTGGGGAATTCGGCCTTGGGCTCTGAGACTCCTGATGGGCAGCCAGAAAGGGGATTTGAGGACTGGGCAAGACTTGTCCTGGGATGTctaggaaagaaacaaagcaaggaGAGAATCACAGTGGTTTCTGGAGGAACAAGcatgagaaaacagaaggaaaagaggctGAAAAAGCTGGTCATGGTAAACAGGAGGATGTTCAAGACACGTCCCTGACTGTGCCCTGACACTGATCCCCACAGCCTGTCCCGTTTTCTTAAGAACTCCATTGCCAAGAAGTTTCTGTGGGGAGGgacctctctgctcctggcacagatTGTGGCCCAagttccagcccctgcagcgGGAGCCACAACTAGTCAGGTCTTGTGTTCTTTGGGGGGCCAGACTCTGCCCAgactggggtgtgtgtgtgttggaagcACAAAAGAGTGAAGCAAATGCAAAGCTAAACACCCAATGTAGGCTGACTTTGTCTCTAAGTGGGGGGTGAGAATTGGACCCAACATGTGCAGGGATAGAGGGAGGGGTTTgtccccctggccctgcccagaagGGACACCTTTCAGGAAGGGTTGtggccttggctgtgctgagggttGAGCTGGGCAATGCAGCTTGGGATTGCAGGGGCActgtcagggctctgcagagctcctggcagtTCCTGCATTTGTCCCCAGCAATGGCAGAGAACTGCAGGGGTTGCAGTCAATGCCTTGTGCTCTTTGGGACCCCGACTGGCTCTGCTGAATGTCAGCAGGCCTGGAGTTCCCAGACTGTTCCTGCATCCAGGGTCGGGCCTGCAGTGACGTTTGTGCAGCATTCAATTGGGGCAGTGGCAGGATGGCCATGGATCCATTCCTGCACAAACACAATGGGGCTCCATCCCAGGTAGGGATAGAATGGGCCCACAAATGTTGGAAGGATAAGAAGCAGGGAGTTTTGGCACTGTGGAACcccatggaaccaaaggaaccctgggacatgGAGAAACCTCCTGGAATAAAGGGGATATTGTGACCCTGCAGcacctcatggaaccaaaggaagTCTGGGATGTGGCAGGGCCTGATGGAAACAAAGGAACCTCCTGGGAACAAAGGGACCCTGGACACTGCCAAAAGTCAGGGAGACAAGGGAACCccaggacactgtggaatctcctGGAATCCAGGGGCCATTGGAATACACTGGGGCCTCCTGGAACCAAAGGGAACATGGGACACTGcggaacctcatggaatcaaaaGGACCCCGGGACTTTGTGGAATGTCAGGGAATCAAGGGGCCAGTGTGACATCCCAGAACCTTTTGGAACCAAAGGGAACCAACGGGACATTGCAGAATCTCATGGAATCATtgggccattgtgacactgcagggccttcTGGAGCCCAAGAACGCTGGGAAACAGTgcaacctcatggaatcaaggatCCGTTGTCCCACTGTTGAGCCTCAAGGAATAAGGGATCCAATCTTTGCCTCAGATTTTGtcaacaaattaaatttaaggaattacagGAGTGTGTCTGAACCACAGGTTTTAATAATTGGccaaatgagaatatttatataaaatgaatctttttttcatacaaatgatcagacaaaagatctaaagcagaattatttactacacaataCAAAGGCTAAAATTACGGGTAGTACAGTATAAGATAGGACAGTGCACTGTATTGAAGCAATTATTGAAAGAATTATATTAAagtcagcaaaaagaaataattgttaTGTAGAGATCTGATGGAACTCACCCAGACCAACGGTCGTGGGGAGATTTCTTTTGCTCAGCCTTGAGGAGTGTCCTTGGAGGGCgtccccagccaaggcaggaatctccacacatcTACCCCAAGAAGGGCTGTGTTAGAAGAACCTGCCTGGATGAAAGGGGACTGGACTTCTCTAGTAGGAAGGGATTGACTGCTCCTCACAAATGGACAGGCCAGTGAGCAGCTTCTCTGTCGCATCCAACTTCCAAAAGCAGGCTGTGTGTTTGGAGTTGGGTGAACCAGGCTGGTTTGAGCATCATTCAACACCAAAACCATTCCCATGGTGCCACCGGTAACTCTCAGATCTCACAGACAGCTTACAGGAGAGCTGGCACTGTTGACATTGTCTGATGGCATTTTAGGCCTTATCAGGGCAGGCCCTCCTGCCACCCGGGTTGAGAGGTTGGCTGTGAaagtccatcctggagatgCACAGGGAGCCAAGAGTTGGGCTCCTGAGTGACATCCAACAATGGACAGGGGGATGGGACTGACCAGATGAAAGTGTCTCAGGTAGAGCTGGACTGGCAACACAAGGTGATTTATTCCTGGCTCGCTGGGCCCAGGACACCTCAGGTCCTGAGTGAAGAGGTGCAACATCCAGTTGGGCTTGGGATCCAGGGCTGCATTTAACCCTGGACACCAACTGCAGGTTCTCCAGACCTGGGAAACGTGCTGCCATCAAAGAGACCAAGAGGGTAAAGcctctgtggggtgggggatGATGGCTGAACTAGAGATGTGGGCAGGCCTGGCAGATTGATCCCAGCACACTCCCCAAATCCACCAAG comes from Chiroxiphia lanceolata isolate bChiLan1 chromosome W unlocalized genomic scaffold, bChiLan1.pri scaffold_40_arrow_ctg1, whole genome shotgun sequence and encodes:
- the LOC116781309 gene encoding olfactory receptor 14J1-like; the protein is MSNSSSMSQFLLLALADRRELQLLHFWLFLAISLAALLANGLILSAVACDHHLHTPMGFFLLNLSLTDLGCICTTVPKAMHNSLQNTTTISYTGCAAQVFFFVFFITAEYFLLTVMCYDRYVAICKPLHYGTLLGSRACAHMAAAAWATGFLNSLLHTANTFSLPLCQGNALGQFFCEIPHILKLSCSHSSIRKIWLLLFFISLALGCFVFIVFSYVQIFRAVLRIPSQQGRHKAFSTCLPHLAVVSLVVSTGIFAHLKPSSTSSPSLDLALSVLYSVVPPALNPFIYSLRNQELKDALRKMMTGYFSGAVKCLFSDV